A single genomic interval of Alligator mississippiensis isolate rAllMis1 chromosome 15, rAllMis1, whole genome shotgun sequence harbors:
- the PLEKHO1 gene encoding pleckstrin homology domain-containing family O member 1 isoform X1: MMKKNNSAKRGPQDGNQQPLQPEKVGWVRKFCGKGIFREIWKNRYVVLKGDQLYISEKEVKDEKNGQEVFDLSDYEKCEELRKSKSRSKKNHSKFTLAHSKQPGNTAPSLIFLAVSPEEKESWINALNSAITRAKNRILDEVTVEEDSYLAHPTRDRVKIQHSRRPPTRGHLMAVASTSTSDGMLTLDLIQEEDTSPEDHGTCAESFRVDLDKSVAHLAAGRRRSDSENVKPSEKGRSGSLPRREVISWDKAGQRDAIDKGPVYTPQVPKKLSHSEKNKCASLEEILSRRDSSAHRAVLRRGIEAQFASAEPEQLARIQELVALKLEKTQELLTEVKGYGEGKRKTRDLATSTTPSGTSSSSSSRSDSEKILQETERLLGEASSAWSQAKKVLQEIKELRDLYKQLDLPLSDSKPKQGSQSQYRKSMM; this comes from the exons atgatgaaaaaaaataattctgcaaAAAGG gggCCACAGGATGGAAACcagcagcccttgcagccagAGAAAGTCGGCTGGGTGCGGAAATTTTGCGGGAAAGGCATTTTTAGAGAAATCTGGAAAAACCGTTATGTGGTTTTAAAGGGAGATCAGCTCTATATCTCAGAAAAAGAG GTGAAAGATGAGAAGAATGGCCAAGAAGTGTTTGACCTGAGCGATTACGAGAAATGTGAAGAGCTCAGGAAGTCGAAAAGCAGAAGCAAGAAGAACCACAGCAAGTTCACGCTTGCACACTCCAAGCAGCCTGGGAACACG GCACCAAGCCTGATCTTCCTTGCAGTCAGCCCAGAGGAGAAGGAGTCCTGGATCAACGCCCTCAACTCTGCAATCACCCGAGCCAAAAACCGCATCTTGGATGAG GTCACTGTCGAGGAGGACAGCTACCTCGCCCACCCGACTCGCGACAGAGTGAAGATTCAGCACTCGCGACGCCCCCCAACCCGGGGACACTTGATGGCTGTG GCATCTACCTCAACGTCTGATGGCATGCTCACTCTGGACCTCATCCAGGAGGAGGACACCTCTCCTGAGGACCATGGGACCTGCGCCGAGAGCTTCCGCGTGGACCTGGACAAGTCCGTGGCCCACCTGGCAGCCGGGCGGCGCCGGTCCGACTCAGAGAATGTCAAGCCCTCAGAGAAGGGCCGGTCGGGGAGCCTCCCACGGCGGGAGGTGATCTCTTGGGACAAAGCGGGGCAGCGTGACGCCATTGACAAGGGGCCCGTGTACACGCCGCAGGTCCCCAAGAAGCTCTCTCACTCGGAAAAGAACAAATGTGCCTCCTTGGAGGAGATCCTGTCCCGCCGGGATTCCTCCGCGCACCGGGCGGTGCTGAGGAGGGGGATCGAGGCACAGTTTGCCTCGGCAGAGCCGGAGCAGCTGGCCCGGATACAGGAACTGGTTGCACTGAAACTGGAAAAAACTCAGGAACTGCTGACAGAGGTGAAGGGCTACGGGGAAGGGAAACGGAAGACAAGGGATCTCGCCACCAGCAccaccccctctggcacctccTCATCGTCCTCCTCCAGGTCGGACTCAGAGAAGATCCTGCAGGAGACGGAGAGGTTGCTGGGCGAGGCCTCCTCAGCCTGGAGCCAAGCCAAGAAGGTGCTGCAGGAGATCAAGGAGCTGAGGGACCTGTACAAACAGCTCGACCTGCCACTCTCGGACTCTAAGCCCAAGCAGGGCTCACAGTCTCAGTACAGGAAGAGCATGATGTGA
- the PLEKHO1 gene encoding pleckstrin homology domain-containing family O member 1 isoform X2, which produces MLYQDIWKGVKVKDEKNGQEVFDLSDYEKCEELRKSKSRSKKNHSKFTLAHSKQPGNTAPSLIFLAVSPEEKESWINALNSAITRAKNRILDEVTVEEDSYLAHPTRDRVKIQHSRRPPTRGHLMAVASTSTSDGMLTLDLIQEEDTSPEDHGTCAESFRVDLDKSVAHLAAGRRRSDSENVKPSEKGRSGSLPRREVISWDKAGQRDAIDKGPVYTPQVPKKLSHSEKNKCASLEEILSRRDSSAHRAVLRRGIEAQFASAEPEQLARIQELVALKLEKTQELLTEVKGYGEGKRKTRDLATSTTPSGTSSSSSSRSDSEKILQETERLLGEASSAWSQAKKVLQEIKELRDLYKQLDLPLSDSKPKQGSQSQYRKSMM; this is translated from the exons ATGCTCTACCAGGATATCTGGAAAGGAGTCAAG GTGAAAGATGAGAAGAATGGCCAAGAAGTGTTTGACCTGAGCGATTACGAGAAATGTGAAGAGCTCAGGAAGTCGAAAAGCAGAAGCAAGAAGAACCACAGCAAGTTCACGCTTGCACACTCCAAGCAGCCTGGGAACACG GCACCAAGCCTGATCTTCCTTGCAGTCAGCCCAGAGGAGAAGGAGTCCTGGATCAACGCCCTCAACTCTGCAATCACCCGAGCCAAAAACCGCATCTTGGATGAG GTCACTGTCGAGGAGGACAGCTACCTCGCCCACCCGACTCGCGACAGAGTGAAGATTCAGCACTCGCGACGCCCCCCAACCCGGGGACACTTGATGGCTGTG GCATCTACCTCAACGTCTGATGGCATGCTCACTCTGGACCTCATCCAGGAGGAGGACACCTCTCCTGAGGACCATGGGACCTGCGCCGAGAGCTTCCGCGTGGACCTGGACAAGTCCGTGGCCCACCTGGCAGCCGGGCGGCGCCGGTCCGACTCAGAGAATGTCAAGCCCTCAGAGAAGGGCCGGTCGGGGAGCCTCCCACGGCGGGAGGTGATCTCTTGGGACAAAGCGGGGCAGCGTGACGCCATTGACAAGGGGCCCGTGTACACGCCGCAGGTCCCCAAGAAGCTCTCTCACTCGGAAAAGAACAAATGTGCCTCCTTGGAGGAGATCCTGTCCCGCCGGGATTCCTCCGCGCACCGGGCGGTGCTGAGGAGGGGGATCGAGGCACAGTTTGCCTCGGCAGAGCCGGAGCAGCTGGCCCGGATACAGGAACTGGTTGCACTGAAACTGGAAAAAACTCAGGAACTGCTGACAGAGGTGAAGGGCTACGGGGAAGGGAAACGGAAGACAAGGGATCTCGCCACCAGCAccaccccctctggcacctccTCATCGTCCTCCTCCAGGTCGGACTCAGAGAAGATCCTGCAGGAGACGGAGAGGTTGCTGGGCGAGGCCTCCTCAGCCTGGAGCCAAGCCAAGAAGGTGCTGCAGGAGATCAAGGAGCTGAGGGACCTGTACAAACAGCTCGACCTGCCACTCTCGGACTCTAAGCCCAAGCAGGGCTCACAGTCTCAGTACAGGAAGAGCATGATGTGA